The DNA region GGGTAAGAAACCCCCGATACCCCGGTGCAATGTAACAGACAGAGACACAGGCtgcctccctgggttgggaagatggcaacacatagtatttttgcctgaagaatcccatggacagaggaacctggtgggctacagtccatagggctgaaaAGAGTCCCAcgcaaaagataattttaaatgtgCTAATCTCTTCTATTGTTtctaaaaaacagagaaagaggaatatGTTTAATAGAAAAGAGCTAAGCCTCCATATGATTTGAATCTGGGAACATCATATGTTTCACTAAGAACTCGACATTGGAAATTAAGTTTTCTTCATCCTAACTTATTATTAAATTCAGTTATTTAGGTGCAGAAATaagtttttgtatattttttgtggTTATCTTCTCTGCCTTCCTGTTTGCATACACTTTGCAAACAGTCCAGCTCTTTTAATGACCTTAATATTTTGTTCTGTAATTTCTGCTTGAATAAAACCTGTTCTCATCCTTTTGACAGCAATAAAaccaaaggaataaaaagaagttCAGATGGAAAAGACAGGAGAAGAGTGGAAACCAGTGACAGATTCCAGCAGCCGGAACTCAGGACTAACAGAGAAGAGGTTGTAGCTTTGGAGTGAAAAGTCAAACTAACCACGAAGGGATTCGAACCCTCAATCTTCTGATCCGAAGTCAGACGCCTTATCCGTTAGGCCACGTGGTCTCCAAGGACACAGGTCTCCTGAGATACTTAGTAAATTTTCTGTCTCCTCCTGAATCGTGAAAGCTACTTAATGTCAAAAAGGCAACTGTCCCCAAGCCACCCGCGCCCTATctttagaaaaatggaaattcGAGATTACAGGGGTTATTTGGGGCCAAGGAGTACCGCCTTGTGAAAGAGAAGAACTGACAATTATTTCGGTCTTGGGTACTCCATAGAGGGAGTATATGGCACATAAAGGATGCCAAAATGTTGCATATGCACAGCCTTGTTGGAGACTCTCTTATCTTTGAGAAAATTATTGGCCTGGAAATTCAGCCAAAATGATTTTTGAGCATGATTGATGTCTTTCTTTTCATGACTTTTCCACTCAAGTAAGAAAGAATGTCCATGTCATCCTTGAAGATGGAGGACAAGGTAGGCTTCTCTAGTATTTGCTTGTGtacatcttttcctttttgtgtctatactttttttctttgctgtaatAAATCTTAACCTTGGATATATCTTGATTCATGTGAATCCTTCCAGCGAATCACCAACTACTGGGTGGTCATAGGACTACTGGAAACATTTTCCCTTTCCCCCGTTGCACTTAGTGTAcaatcttttaaagaaatatctgTACTGCACACACGTGTACTGTACATAGTTACATATTGTTTTAAAAGCATATCTACGATGTAGGCTACTTAATGAGTTTTCTTAGTTCCTAGCACAGTATGTAACATAAATATCTGAATAGGAATCCTttctgagagaggaaaaaatatataaaacagtacacacatatatttaaaaaataagcatagaGAATAGTTCTGTTAGAGGTTGAAAAGGAAGGTAGAGGGTAAAGACATTTACAATAGCGGCGGAAGTGGTCTTCTGAGGTCAGCGTACAATTAAGGTCACCAAACTCTGCACTCTCCTCTCAAAGAGTTACTTATTTACTCCAAAGATTAAAACTCTAGTAGTTGCAAAGAATCTGCGCAGGGATGGCCCAGGAGATTTTTAGTTTGTCACTTTAACTACAAGGTCTCAATTTCTTACAAACAGTGCTTTCTGGATTATGAATAGAAGGAAGCATAACAAGATCTGGGCTTCCACTCCATCTCTCTtaattcagcactttcacagcatcacaagACAATGAACGCTGTCATGAAAACTGGAGACAATAACAACACGGTTACTTTAGCAGAAGAAATCACGGAAACGGTTTTCACACTTATTTTCAGGGTATTTTCTAGCAGTTCAGAAAAAGCTGATACTAGCAGAGGATGGTTTCGATCCATCGACCTCTGGGTTATGGGCCCAGCACGCTTCCGCTGCGCCACTCTGCTTTACAACTTATGCGCCTTACTAATAATACCCTTAACTGACCGCCTCTAACTTTAGAAAACTGtaagggcgggggcggggaggggtatTTATTTCTATACTTTGGCTACACGATGGGAACAGTTTGGATTAATGTCGCTATCAGAATCAGAGAAAACAAGTAGAAAAGTAAACATTAATACGGAGTTAAGTTACTGAGCGCAGGAGGAACGGTTAGATAATTAAATCAGAATCACAAGTTTtaataatcagagaagaaaatgaaaataaaacgtGAAAGGAACTTTGGTTCGCGCGGCTGCCGAGATTTCTACCGGAGAATCGCTAACCAACCATAGGTATTCGCCTTTGGGGAAAAAATCTTTTGGTTAGATTTCCCTTGGCTTGGTGAAAGAAAAGGCGAGGTCTTGAAGCTTTTAAATTCCTCTGGAAGGGTGTTTCGATTTGAAGGGGTTTTGTTACCGGGACGGAGCAGCAGTGCTGAAGGCCCCGTAAACGTGGAGGTAAAGCCGGGCCCTCATTTCCAACGAAGGTTACAGCAGTTCCGGTCATGTGGGCCAAGGCTCCAGTGCAACCGTCCCAAAGCATCCtaagcagcaaaagaaaataagtaaaaaatgttaatttctttagTCTGACCCAGTTTCAAATTGCGTTCGAAAATTCCTGCTTAGGGATGGAGGACTCACCGGAGAATCCTCAGCGAAGGGCCCGCTCGGTGGGCGGGGACTAAGCTGTCGTGACGTCACCCAGAACTGGGTCACGAGGGGAGGGGCGGGCTGGCAGGCTAAATGAATGTGCCCGCGAAAGCGCTTTCGGTTCTCACTTCGGTCCGGAATCCGCTCATATAAGCGAATTGCCGCGGCTTTGTCGGTGCTGTTTTGGAAGTTCCCTTGGCAGCTCTATCATGTCTGGACGCGGCAAGGGCGGGAAGGGCCTTGGAAAAGGTGGCGCTAAACGTCACCGCAAGGTTCTTCGCGATAACATCCAGGGCATCACCAAGCCCGCCATCCGTCGTCTGGCCCGGCGTGGAGGAGTTAAGCGTATATCTGGTCTCATCTATGAGGAGACCCGCGGGGTGTTGAAGGTGTTCCTGGAAAATGTGATCCGCGACGCCGTCACCTACACCGAGCATGCCAAGCGCAAAACTGTCACAGCCATGGATGTAGTCTACGCGCTGAAACGCCAGGGCCGCACCCTCTACGGCTTTGGCGGTTAAGCTGCCAGTTTTCGGCGTTCTTAATATTTCCACCAAAGGCCCTTTTCAGGGCCGCCCACATGTTTCGATGAAAGAGCTGGCTAGCACTTGCTGTTGCTCAAGGGATATCTCACATGCTCAGTTTCCGCTAAACAAAGCCCACCTCGGAATCTACCAGTGGAGAAtagcatggcaatccaccccagtatttttgccaagaTAATACCATGGgtaggattgcagagtcagacatgactgaaagcacGAAAGAAGTTTTAGAGTGATGCAAGTTCACTGtggctttaaaaataacttcGGCGCATTTAAGTTTTGTGAGACTTTACCCCAGAAAGATTTCTTTAATTCTGGGATATTTCGAATTTGAAATCGAGTATCCGCGGTAATTGCGTATTAGAAGTCGGCTTACACTCACCGCGATGTAGCGACGCCTGGTTCTCCCCCGGCGGTGCCCTGTGCTCAAGATGGCGGCGAGGCAGAGGAACAAAGAAAGCCCGCGCCCGCGGCGGGAAGCGCGACTCGGAACAAAGGCGAATTCACGAGTAGGGCGGGTCTTCCCCTCAGCGGGGGCGCGCTCCTGGGCTCGGCTGGTGTGTGGCGCTGCTGCTGGGCTCTGCTGACTAAAACTTGTACCCATGCATTGGGGGAACAATTACAATGGACCCGCCGGGAGAGCTACCATGTATTAGGTATAGAGGACACTATAGTCTGAATTCctgtttgaaaaattttaaaaagtcgacaggaagtatgtttttaaatgagCAACATGAATGGCACTTAGGTTTAAGATTAagtgaacatttaaaaaagtacTATACAGACATCAGGATTATTTACCTCAAAGGAAGTAtgcattgtttttgtttgctttaaaaagttaCCGGTATACTCACTGCCTAAATACATAATAGTCGGTGCACATGAACAAATCCCTGTTATACCTTAAATGTCTTAGAGATCTGGTTCATTCAGAGGGAGATCCAATCTTCCCTTTTGTTCTGTCTCAGGTCTCTTAATGCATTGATACAAGTTTTCTCCTGAATCTCACTTAGTTTTTTGACATTGATTTGATGTAGACCTGGCCTATAAAATGTCCTGGTTTGGCTTGTTTCCTGAATGGGGTTATTTTCCTTGGTTTCTGGACCCTGTATGACCTACAGAGTAGAAGTGATTTTTCCCTAGATTTGACTGAAATAACATTAATTTTCTTGTCAAGGAACAGGTTATAGATCATTGTATGTAAATACTATTGTACATCAGGGTCACTTGTTAAGGGGATTTTGTAGGTTCTAGGTCAGTCATTGGTTTAGGATAATTATTAATAGTTTCTTCGTAAAATCTGATTTCTCCTCCTTATGGCCGGTAAGTAGTTTGTAGGGTGATACTTTGAAAGCCAGAAATCAGTGGAGTCATTTGCAATGCGATCTCTTTTAAAGATATGGGCTCTGGTGTTTAAATATGGAAAGAATCAGATGTTATTGGAGCTAAGGCACTGATTTGAGGAGATAAATTCATACGATGATGTTAATTTAACAAACAAAATTGAGCGCATggcatgtaccaggcactgttcgaTACTATGGAATTATAGCAGTGAACAACGGTGAACAAAACAGTATTTCTAAGTGCATGGAGCTTATATTTTGTTGGAAGGGGCACAGACAAAACAGGTAAAACAGTTTGTTAGATGGTGCTATGAACAAAACTGAAGCTGGGAAAAACTGTATAGTGTAGAGGAAGGAGATGGTACTTTAAATGACATAGGAAGATTTTGGGAAAAAATCTGACTCTAattcagaagatgtgggtttgatccctgggtcaggaagataccctggagaaggaaatggcaacccactccagtatgctagtctgggaaatcctgtggacagaggatcgtggtgggatacagttcatggggtcacaagagtcagacatgatgtagTGATTAAACCAGCATCACCAGAAGTCTTTACTTGTAAGTGATGCTTGGGGAAAAAAGATTGAGAGAGTAAAGCTCCAAATGGAAGGAGGACTAAGTAGCAAAGACTGGAGGTAGCAAGGAAGTTATCTGGTGGGCAGAGGGAGGCCAAGggagtgtggagaaaaaagagaccAAGTTTGAGAGGCAAATGGAGGTGAGTAGTTTGCTTATGGCCTGGGAACCCAACACATCTGACTATTTAAAAGATACTTCTAATCCTAGTGAGGCACgagaaaattccctggaaaaTGACACATATGTTGCTTGAACTAGCCATCAAAGGCAGGGAAGACTTAAGAGTCACAGGCACTAAGATGTCCTCAAAACAGTTCAGTGAAGAGAATTGTTTTTTCAACAGGGGCAGGCCTGTTAGAAGCGGTTTGTATTGTTCCCAATGCCAGACAAGGAATTCTAATTGGTGTTAAATGCTAGTAGTCTTTACAGCTCACTGCCTTGTTCAAGGCCTCAGAATTCTGAGATTCTAAAGTGGGCAGACCTGAGGGCAACTTCCCGGAACTTCAACTAGCTGCTTTAGCAACAGCTAATATTTTAGGGGActctttgtgccagcaccaccCTAAGGGCTCTTTTGTTGATCACCCCAGCCATGTCACATAGTAGTTGttaattattattcccattttagaggTAAGGAAATGCTCACAAAGGGTTTAAGTACCATGTTCAAATTTAGCGGTCAAAGAGGCTAAATGCAATGGGGGATTTCTCCTTTAACCATGCTTATCTATTTCTTAAATGTACGTATTTGTTTTCCAGAATACACTGTTTTAAACTGTATTTACAATTAACCTTGGAAAGTGAGAAATGCTTTAATTATATGTAGGCTTTAGGGAATTTCCTTCACAAGCACTATTATAAAATGTAGTAACATTTAATGTTCACAAAAGTCTGTGTAGATATAGGGAGAAaaaattttcccttctttctttccatattcttTGTTTGGTCTAATTGATACAAGATACATTAACAGGGAAAGACAAACCGAAACACCTAATTTGTATTACCTCCTCTCTACACTGGAGATCCCCAGTAAACCTGAGAAGACTACAAAATGCCTTGAGCCACTACCTTAAAATACCatcttcagattaaaaaaaaaaaacatcatggGAGTAGGTAGTCACTTGTTTTCAGAGGTAACCAGGATGTTGTTATGCAGATTTAAGTAGTGTCCTTTCCCATAAAAAGAGATTCTACTTGGACATTTTCTTCCCGGTAAAGCAAGGAAACCACGTTTACAATTGGATTATTTACTTATAAATGTAAACGTCTTTAGGAAACACCCACTTTTCTAAGTATTAAGATTTTCCTGCTTCTTAAAAATGGCCAGCTTAGAATAACTGGCATCCTATCTTTTAAGAGACGTTTGCAAAAAGACACGTAGCTAATATGCAGCAAATTAAACTTTTGCTGTCAGGCCTACGCTGCTCAATattagcttctttggcattagtggttggggcatagacattTTTCCTCACACAATGGTCAGAAACCTTAACCCTGATGGTTGTATATAATCTTTCTCACTGCTTGACCGAGCCACTTTAATACAGTCTGGAAAGTTACAGATCCTTTGAGATAAAGTGGGTGGCTCTTAAAAGAGCCTTGAGTTATTTGCGTTGTTTCAAATGACGAAATTTACTTGGAGCTGGTGTACTTGGTGACAGCCTTGGTACCCTCAGACACCGCGTGCTTGGCCAGCTCCCCGGGTAGCAGCAGGCGTACCGCTGTCTGGATCTCCCTGGATGTGATAGTCGAGCGCTTGTTGTAATGCGCCAGGCGCGACGCCTCGCCAGCGATGCGCTCGAAGATGTCGTTCACAAAAGAGTTCATGATGCCCATGGCCTTGGACGAGATGCCGGTGTCCGGGTGGACCTGCTTCAGCACCTTGTACACGTACACGGAGTAGCTCTCCTTGCGGCTACGCTTGCGCTTCTTGCCGTCCTTCTTCTGCGCCTTGGTCACCGCCTTCTTCGAGCCCTTTTTAGGGGCAGGAGCGGACTTGGCTGGCTCAGGCATCACAAAACACAGACAGGACCAGGAGGCGAACACAAAATACGCCCACAGACCAAAGATCTTAGTATTTGTTTGGCCTCTATGCAAATATAGGATGGCAGAATTACAATTTATGATTGGTCTTTTCATCACATCCTAACCTCTGATAGGCTCTTTATTTCAAACTCTTATTGGCTCTTCCCTTAGCTCACCGTTACATAATTTGACCTTTTCACTACAAATTCCCTATGCAAATTAGCAAGTGTTGTTTCAGCTCTGGCTTTTGATTGGCTTGAATTTGTGTTTGGCCAATCGCATAGGCTGTTTTACCAAACCGCCGGAGAGTATAATTACCTAGCTTCTTGTGCCTTCAGGATCCATTTTTCTGGGTGTTACCCTGTTTCTGGTGTGTCGTTATGTCTGGTCGTGGAAAACAGGGCGGCAAAGCACGCGCTAAGGCGAAGACCCGCTCCTCGCGGGCCGGACTCCAGTTCCCCGTGGGCCGAGTGCACCGGCTGCTCCGCAAAGGCAACTATGCCGAGCGGGTCGGTGCTGGGGCCCCGGTGTACCTGGCAGCGGTGCTGGAGTACCTGACGGCCGAGATTCTGGAACTGGCGGGCAACGCGGCCCGGGATAACAAGAAGACCCGCATCATCCCGCGTCACCTGCAACTGGCAATCCGCAACGACGAGGAGCTCAACAAGCTCCTGGGCAAAGTCACCATCGCTCAGGGTGGCGTTCTTCCCAACATCCAGGCGGTATTGCTGCCGAAGAAGACTGAGAGTCACCACAAGGCCAAGGGCAAGTGAACCTACCTAGATCTGTGTCGCTACAACCTTTTACCCAAAGGCTCTTTTAAGAGCCATCCACATTCTCACATTTAAAAGAGCTCGTAAACAACAGTACTTCGTCTTGGCGTTATAATAGTTACATTAAAGCTACTGTATAGATACTACAGCATGTTCACGCGAAGTTATCCTTTTTCCTTGGCGGGACTGCTCCAAATGTGATTCAGGGAAATGAATCACAGGAAAATGGGTGGTTTCAACAGTAAGGGTAAGGTTTACAAAAGCTGGAGTGGCTGTTTCTCTAGAGAAAAGGTTTTTGCTGTGCCAAAAAATACGGGTAGTGGTAGCCTGGAATGTCAGGCTACGTCTTTTGAAACAGCAAAACGAAAGGACCGCTGGGATCGGTGCGGGCTTTTCAAAGAAATCAATTTCTGTTCACTAGTGCCGAATAGAAACCTGGAGACAGGGTGTAGTAGAAAATGGTAGTTTTTATTGCTTTGACTCTGCCTTTGAATCTTAcacaatctcagttcagttcagtcgctcagtcgtgtctgactgcgaccccatgaactgcagcatgccaggcctccctgtccatcaccaactcccggagtctacccaaactcatgtcggtgatgtcatccaaccgtctcatcctctgtcgtccgtttctccttctgccctcagtctttcccagtattagggtcttttccaatgagtcagctcttcgcatcaggtggccaaagtattggagtttcagcttcaataccagtccttccaatgaacactcaggactcatctcctttaggatggactggttggatctccttgcagtccaagggactctcaagagtcttttccaacactacagttcaaaagcatcaatgcttcggcgctcagctttctttatcgtccaactctcacgtccatacaggactactggaaaactacAGTCCAGGAGTGGGAAAAAGGGCCGTCGGTAAGGATGCAAGTTAGTGCTCTTTTTCGCAGGGAAATTTCAAAATTAGCTACGCTGGTAAGTTAGGCCCGAGTGGTTGTCTCTGGTGGTCCTTGAGCTTATTGTACCGAGACTTTCTGGAGTGAAATATGCTCACAGAAGAGTGTTTTTTCGGAGAAGAAAACGCCAAGTGTATAGTAAATTCTAACCATAAAGTAATCATTTTCAAAGTGCGGttaagcaagaaagaaaaccatCTGTCAGAGTGGGCTCAAAGAATAGAGTCTAAAGTGGAGGCTACTAGTTCCTGCTATAGCAAACTGAAGCATAAATCCCATTCGGCCACCACGGGAaagtcaatgattttttttttcgcATTTTTGCCTCTCACTTCTGGCCTGCTGCTTTCCCTGTGATTTCCTAGTGGAGCTAGGAAGTGACCGTCCAAGGCAATCTAAATTCAGAACAGAAAAATTAAccactaagaaaaaaaagagaatacaaGTAAACCTGTTTCTAAAGCTTGATTCTCGAAATTTCAGCCCCATTACATAGATCTGAACCAGAACAGGCATCTTTCATGATGTCCAAGTGGTTCCTTATTCACAGTTTGAGAAGCTCTGAATTTAGAACTAGGATGTTAGCTCCTTTGGATAGCAGACTTCAACAAAAAGAAGGATTGAAAAGTGAACTAACTCATCCAATCAGAATCTTTAGAAATTGACCAATCACTTCAGTGACTCTTCAGCCAATGGATTTGTTTCGCGGGAGTTTTGAACTAGAGTAAGACCAATCAGACTGTTTCTGAGTATATATAAGCGGAGTGTCTTCTTCGATACCTCGTCTTTGTTCCTTTCTATCGCCATGGCTCGTACAAAGCAGACTGCCCGCAAGTCTACCGGCGGCAAAGCACCGCGCAAGCAGCTGGCCACCAAGGCGGCCCGCAAGAGCGCGCCGGCCACCGGCGGCGTGAAGAAGCCGCACCGCTACCGGCCCGGCACGGTGGCCCTGCGAGAGATCCGCCGCTACCAGAAGTCCACGGAGCTGCTGATCCGCAAGCTGCCGTTCCAGCGGCTGGTGCGCGAGATCGCGCAGGACTTCAAGACCGACCTGCGCTTCCAGAGCTCGGCGGTGATGGCGCTGCAGGAGGCGTGCGAGGCCTACTTGGTGGGGCTCTTCGAGGATACCAACCTGTGCGCCATCCACGCCAAGCGCGTCACCATCATGCCCAAGGACATCCAGCTTGCCCGCCGCATTCGCGGGGAGAGGGCGTAAAGCGTCCACAACTGCCTCACTCAAACGAAAAAGGCTCTTCTAAGAGCCACCCACAATTTCTTTAAAACAGCTGTCATTTAAAATTGAGTGTCTTGAGTGTTTTGGTTCGGGATGCAGATTTAAAATTGGACAGTTTTAAATGATCAGCTTATTTCTTTGGGGTACTTTATGGACATACAAAAAGATCTACTCGGTGTTAACTTTAAATGCTCCCTTTATGTACTGTCGATAGGTAGTGTGCAAAAGTTAGTCGAAAGTAAGTTGGCGTCTGTCTAGGGAAGTAGAATATGAGTACCTTATGCAGGTGAACTGGGGGATTATTAAACTTAATAAGTCGTGTTATGTATTTGGGGAAGGGCAATAATTCGCGTGGTGTTAGTGTCAGGTTGGGTTATTTGAGGACATAGAAACCAAAGCCTGAATTTGGGTGGGGGTGATTGTGGGTTTGCTGTTTATCCTTTTTAGAGCTATATTCACATATTTGGGCATTGACAATTGAGAAAGCAGAGcatttgtttttgctgcctgtttCTGAAGCCTCAATTTGCTCAGTTCCAATCACAGCCAGGTTCAAAGTGAGACAGTTTTGGCTTCCCTATAAAAGGTTGTTTACACAGAGAGCAGTCAGGGCACTGTTTTGCTGACAGAGACACATAAAAAGATCACCCAATCAGTATTTCTGATAAGCTTATTGGTGCCAATACTCAAGGCCAGAGCCATGCTAACTTCTACAATTTCACCACTCATAAAGTGTCTGCGACCAGCAGCATGAGCATCAGTTGGAAATTTGCTCGAAATGGCAGGTTTTCAGACCCCTCTCAGGTCTACTGAGTCACAGTCTCCATTGTACGAAGTTCACCGAAGGTGATTTATGAATGCTAGTTTCAGAAGTCTATTTGTCAGtcatgttaaaaaaatgaaagcctgGAGTGGGGTGAGGGATGGTATTTTTGGTTTCTTCAAGAAAAGCATACTGTGAACTCTTACCAGGAGTAAGCATTTGCAaactacatttatttatataaatagaaatttctctCAAGCAATTGCACATAACACCTGAGTCTATATTAAGATTGTGAGTCTATATTGAGAAAtgcgcttcccttgtggctcagctggtaaacaatctgcccacattgtgggagacctgggttcaatccctgggttggtagtAGAAGGTACTCATATTCTACTTCCCTAGACAGACGCCAACTTACTACCTTCGAGTagagaaaggctccccactccagtattccggcctggagaattccgtggactgtatgtagtccctggggtcacagagtcagacacgaccaagcaactttcACAGCCAACAGCATATTGAGAAATGGAGCTGCTTTCAGCAGTTGACATTACCAGGTTTTCAGGGATATTTCAAGGAGAATTATCCTAGACCTgtggtgtgtgctgtgcttagttgctcagtcgtgtctgactgtcttCACATTGGGTCTTTCCTGTAAATATCAGCACAATTTCCTATTTGGGTTTTCGGATGGTCTTTTAAAGACTTCTCCAtagtattaaaaaattttatttatcaatttatcTCCCATCGCCCATATAATTtcattctcaatttttttttaaaattacatgacACTTGAGGATATAtggaagtatcagttcagttcagttgctcagtcgtgtctgactctttgcgaccccatgaatcccagcatgccaggcttccctgtccatcaccaactcccggagttcactcagattcacgtccatcgagtccgtgatgccatccagccatctcatcctctgtcatccccttctcctcctgcccccaatccctcccagcatcaaagtcttttctaatgagtcaactctttgcatgaggtggccaaagtcctggagtttcagctttagcatcattctttccaaagaaatcccagggttgatctccttcagaatggactggttggatctccttgcagtccaagggaccctcaagagtcttctccaacaccacagttcaaaagcatcaattcttcggtgctcagcctttttcacagtccaactctcacatccatacatgactactggaaaaaccatagccttgactagacggaccttagtcagcaaagtaatgtctctgcttttcaatatgctgtctaggttggtcataaataacttttcttcttttaattacatggctgcagtcaccatctgcagtgattttggagccccccaaaatagtctgacactgtttccactctttccccatccacTTCctaagaagtgatgggaccggatgccatgatctttgttttctgaatgttgagctttaagccaactttttcactctcctcttgcactttcatcaagaggctttttagttcctcttcactttctgccataagggtggtgccatctgcatatctgaggttactgatatttcttccggcaatcttgattccagcttgtgcttcttccagtccagcgtttctcatgatgtactctgcatagaagttaaataagcagggtgacaatatacagccttgatgtcctccttttcctatttggaaccagtctgttgttccatgtccagttctaatagttgcttcctgacctgcatacagatttctcaagaggcaggttaggtggtctggtattcccatctctttcagaattttccacagtttattgtgatccacacagtcaaaagctttggcatagtcaataaagcagaaatagatgtttttctggaactctcttgctttttccatgatccagcagatattggcagtttgatctctggttcctctgccttttctaaaatcagcttgaacatcagggagttcacggttcaaatattgctgaagcctggcttagagaattttgagcattactttactagcatgaaaactgaccttttccagtcctgtggccactgctgagttttccaaatttgctggcatattgagtacagcactctcacagcatcatctttcaggatttgaaatagctcaactggaattccatcacct from Ovis canadensis isolate MfBH-ARS-UI-01 breed Bighorn chromosome 20, ARS-UI_OviCan_v2, whole genome shotgun sequence includes:
- the LOC138425949 gene encoding histone H4; protein product: MSGRGKGGKGLGKGGAKRHRKVLRDNIQGITKPAIRRLARRGGVKRISGLIYEETRGVLKVFLENVIRDAVTYTEHAKRKTVTAMDVVYALKRQGRTLYGFGG
- the LOC138425948 gene encoding histone H2B type 1-C/E/F/G/I, giving the protein MPEPAKSAPAPKKGSKKAVTKAQKKDGKKRKRSRKESYSVYVYKVLKQVHPDTGISSKAMGIMNSFVNDIFERIAGEASRLAHYNKRSTITSREIQTAVRLLLPGELAKHAVSEGTKAVTKYTSSK
- the LOC138425947 gene encoding histone H2A type 1, with the protein product MSGRGKQGGKARAKAKTRSSRAGLQFPVGRVHRLLRKGNYAERVGAGAPVYLAAVLEYLTAEILELAGNAARDNKKTRIIPRHLQLAIRNDEELNKLLGKVTIAQGGVLPNIQAVLLPKKTESHHKAKGK
- the H3C8 gene encoding histone H3.1, yielding MARTKQTARKSTGGKAPRKQLATKAARKSAPATGGVKKPHRYRPGTVALREIRRYQKSTELLIRKLPFQRLVREIAQDFKTDLRFQSSAVMALQEACEAYLVGLFEDTNLCAIHAKRVTIMPKDIQLARRIRGERA